One Brassica napus cultivar Da-Ae chromosome C4, Da-Ae, whole genome shotgun sequence genomic region harbors:
- the LOC106429408 gene encoding E3 ubiquitin-protein ligase SINA-like 7 — MECVSSTEDKPRTGILNLDVLSCPICVEPFTIPIFQCDNGHLACSSCCPKLRNKCPSCSWPVGHSRCRAMETVLESISIPCQNAGFGCTTKLIYGEESTHEKTCTFSPCSCPVKDCNYTGSCKDVYVHYKNLIHPNPQSTSQRYRVRCGESFSVKMNISDNLVIGTLYKERLLFTVQSFRKSYGVYVIVSCIAPSSPKVGKFSYCITYTIDGHSITYKSPELKKIQRVSFHTPQENYMLIANSSLHGESLEMRICIKKEKRDKTNDIKGPHQKRRAFLK; from the exons ATGGAGTGTGTCTCAAGCACAGAGGACAAACCACGCACGGGAATACTGAATCTTGATGTTCTCAGTTGCCCTATTTGCGTCGAGCCGTTCACTATTCCTATCTTCCAG TGTGATAATGGGCACTTAGCCTGCTCCTCTTGCTGCCCCAAACTGCGTAATAAATGCCCTTCCTGTTCTTGGCCTGTTGGCCACAGTCGCTGCAGAGCAATGGAGACTGTTCTTGAGTCGATCTCTATCCCATGCCAAAACGCCGGGTTTGGATGCACGACAAAATTGATTTATGGGGAAGAATCAACTCATGAAAAGACATGCACTTTCTCTCCATGCTCCTGCCCTGTAAAAGATTGCAATTACACTGGCTCATGCAAGGATGTCTACGTTCACTATAAAAACCTTATCCACCCGAATCCCCAATCAACATCACAGCGCTATAGGGTCCGTTGTGGCGAATCCTTTAGTGTCAAGATGAATATCAGTGATAACTTAGTAATCGGTACGTTGTATAAGGAGAGGCTATTGTTTACAGTGCAGAGTTTCAGGAAGTCTTATGGTGTGTATGTTATTGTAAGCTGCATTGCACCATCTTCTCCAAAAGTAGGAAAGTTCTCATATTGTATAACTTATACAATTGATGGACACAGTATAACTTACAAATCACCAGAGTTGAAGAAGATTCAGAGAGTGAGCTTTCATACACCTCAAGAGAATTATATGTTGATTGCTAACAGTTCACTGCATGGTGAATCGTTGGAGATGAGGATTTGCATCAAGAAAGAAAAACGAGATAAAACAAACGATATAAAAGGTCCTCATCAGAAGCGAAGAGCGTTCTTGAAGTGA